From Pseudomonas vanderleydeniana, the proteins below share one genomic window:
- a CDS encoding ABC transporter ATP-binding protein, which produces MSEQAQGLAVEHAVIGYGRRQVVRDLSLPILQPGTLTALIGPNGAGKSTLLRGIAGLEKMSGSVRLQGEDLARLSVAERARRVTYMPQNLPPGLSLSVMESVVAALRVGRLSHQQCLDEAFSALQRIGITHLADQWLSSLSGGQRQLVSLAQLIARRPQVMLLDEPTSALDLNYQLKVMACVQSLVREHRLIAVVVLHDINLAARYADNLAVLRQGQLFASGAPQDILDTRLFAEVYGVEARIERCSRQTLQILVDEAMGGS; this is translated from the coding sequence ATGAGTGAGCAAGCACAGGGCCTGGCAGTCGAGCATGCGGTGATTGGCTACGGCCGGCGCCAGGTGGTCCGCGACCTGAGCCTGCCGATATTGCAGCCGGGCACGCTGACCGCCCTGATCGGCCCCAACGGGGCCGGCAAGTCGACCCTGCTGCGCGGGATCGCCGGCCTGGAAAAGATGAGCGGCAGCGTACGCCTGCAAGGTGAGGACCTGGCTCGTCTATCGGTGGCGGAACGGGCCCGGCGGGTCACCTACATGCCGCAGAACCTGCCGCCGGGCCTGAGCCTGAGCGTGATGGAGAGCGTGGTTGCAGCCTTGCGTGTCGGCCGCCTGTCGCACCAGCAATGCCTGGACGAAGCGTTCAGTGCCCTGCAGCGCATCGGGATCACTCACCTGGCGGACCAGTGGTTGAGCAGCCTGTCCGGGGGCCAGCGCCAGCTGGTCAGCCTGGCGCAACTGATCGCCCGCCGGCCACAGGTGATGCTGTTGGACGAGCCCACCAGCGCCCTGGACCTCAACTACCAGTTGAAGGTGATGGCCTGCGTGCAGTCGCTGGTACGTGAACACCGGTTGATTGCCGTGGTGGTACTGCACGACATCAATCTCGCTGCCCGCTATGCCGACAACCTCGCGGTGCTGCGCCAGGGACAACTGTTCGCCAGCGGTGCGCCGCAGGATATTCTCGATACCCGGCTGTTCGCCGAAGTCTATGGTGTCGAGGCACGGATCGAGCGCTGCTCACGGCAGACCCTGCAGATCCTGGTGGATGAGGCGATGGGCGGATCCTGA
- a CDS encoding ABC transporter substrate-binding protein, translated as MIKPRALLRLSALFTVLLLGPVAAASAHEVTDVLGRKVDVPDHVQRVVLGEGRLISAFALLDREAPFQRIVGWQNDLRLLDPNTYAAYAAKFPKVKDIPLIGQASEQSVSAEEILSLKPDLAVFSISGHGPTEHSPVADVLAKAGIAVLFVDFRINPIKGTHVSLESLGQALGREAQAKAYLDFYDQHVKAITDKVGNLPDSQRPKVFLELLAGAWQAPGHTTGKSGMGEVIRTVGGVNIAEGVVPGALGDVSVEYALKADPDLYVATGNHKPGLVLGAGVSQTEARTAFDTVLARPEFKNLRAIRSGNAHGLWHDFYNSPYNLLAIEALAKWTHPELFAQLNPQDTLEAMNKQFLDTPIKGAYWIDAPTK; from the coding sequence ATGATCAAACCCCGTGCGCTCCTGCGCCTGAGTGCCCTGTTCACCGTCCTGCTGCTTGGCCCCGTCGCCGCGGCCTCGGCCCATGAAGTCACCGACGTGCTGGGCCGCAAGGTCGATGTGCCGGACCACGTCCAGCGTGTGGTGCTCGGTGAAGGCCGGCTGATTTCCGCCTTTGCCCTGCTCGACCGCGAGGCCCCGTTCCAGCGGATCGTCGGCTGGCAGAACGACCTGCGCCTGCTCGACCCGAACACCTACGCGGCCTATGCCGCCAAATTCCCCAAGGTCAAGGATATCCCGTTGATCGGCCAGGCCTCGGAGCAGAGCGTCAGCGCCGAGGAAATCCTCAGCCTCAAGCCCGACCTGGCGGTGTTCAGCATCTCCGGGCACGGCCCGACCGAACACAGCCCGGTCGCCGATGTGCTGGCCAAGGCCGGCATCGCGGTACTGTTCGTCGACTTCCGGATCAACCCGATCAAGGGCACCCACGTCAGCCTCGAATCCCTCGGCCAGGCCCTCGGTCGCGAAGCGCAGGCCAAGGCCTACCTGGACTTCTACGACCAGCATGTGAAGGCCATCACCGACAAGGTCGGCAACCTGCCGGACAGCCAGCGGCCGAAAGTCTTCCTCGAACTGCTCGCCGGCGCCTGGCAGGCCCCGGGGCACACCACCGGCAAGAGCGGCATGGGTGAAGTGATCCGTACCGTCGGTGGCGTGAACATCGCCGAAGGCGTGGTGCCGGGTGCTCTCGGTGATGTCAGCGTCGAATACGCACTCAAGGCCGATCCGGACCTGTATGTCGCCACCGGCAACCACAAGCCGGGCCTGGTCCTGGGTGCCGGGGTCAGCCAGACCGAAGCCCGCACGGCCTTCGACACGGTGCTGGCACGTCCCGAGTTCAAGAACCTGCGGGCGATCCGCAGCGGCAACGCCCACGGCCTGTGGCATGACTTCTACAACTCGCCGTACAACCTGCTGGCGATCGAGGCCCTGGCCAAGTGGACCCACCCTGAGCTGTTCGCCCAGTTGAATCCACAGGACACCCTGGAGGCGATGAACAAGCAGTTCCTCGACACCCCGATCAAGGGCGCGTACTGGATCGATGCGCCAACCAAGTAA
- a CDS encoding response regulator: MTKPDHLLIVDDDPEIRQLLSEYLTSAGYQTSTACDGKEMRRRLELNVIDLIVLDLMLPGEDGLSLCRELRVTSNTPVIMLTARGTLVDRILGLELGADDYLPKPFDPRELLVRIKVVLRRAQSFPERARIDDVPTIRFAGWQLDTRARQLLSPQGLVISLGNTDFRVLRLLLQHPNRPLSRDFLLNHVFEKDSTPFDRSIDVCISRLRQQLEPSLIKTVRNEGYMLTATDVEPQS, from the coding sequence ATGACCAAGCCCGATCACCTGCTTATCGTCGATGACGATCCGGAAATCCGTCAGTTGTTGTCCGAATACCTGACCAGCGCCGGCTACCAGACCTCCACCGCCTGTGACGGCAAGGAGATGCGCCGACGCCTGGAACTGAACGTCATCGACCTGATCGTCCTGGACCTGATGCTGCCGGGGGAAGATGGCTTGAGCCTGTGCCGCGAGCTGCGGGTGACCTCCAACACCCCGGTGATCATGCTCACCGCCCGCGGTACCCTGGTGGACCGCATCCTCGGCCTGGAGCTGGGCGCCGACGACTACCTGCCCAAGCCGTTCGACCCCCGGGAGCTGCTGGTTCGTATAAAGGTGGTGCTGCGCCGGGCCCAGAGTTTCCCCGAGCGGGCGCGGATCGACGATGTGCCGACCATTCGCTTTGCCGGCTGGCAGCTCGACACCCGGGCCCGCCAGTTGCTGTCCCCGCAGGGGCTGGTGATCAGCCTGGGCAATACCGATTTCCGTGTGCTGCGCCTGCTGCTGCAACACCCCAACCGGCCGCTGAGCCGGGATTTCCTGCTCAACCACGTGTTCGAAAAGGACAGCACGCCGTTCGACCGCTCGATCGACGTGTGCATCAGCCGCCTGCGCCAGCAACTGGAGCCGAGCCTGATCAAGACGGTGCGCAACGAGGGCTACATGTTGACCGCCACCGACGTGGAACCCCAGTCGTGA
- a CDS encoding Fe2+-dependent dioxygenase, which produces MLIEVPELFSAEQARDMLAGLLAEPWIDGKTTAGLASARVKHNRQLPEDSALGIRLGERILKRLSDNALFMSAALPKRIYPPLFNRYSNGESFGLHIDNAIRGLKGVRERVRTDLSATLFLADPASYDGGELVIRDTFGEHAVKLPAGHLVLYPGSSLHKINPVTRGERVAAFFWIESLVREDSQRSLLLDMDVAIQRLSAQHADELSLLQLSGAYHNLLRRWSDV; this is translated from the coding sequence ATGCTGATCGAGGTTCCTGAACTGTTCAGCGCCGAGCAGGCCCGCGACATGCTCGCTGGCCTGCTGGCCGAGCCCTGGATCGATGGCAAGACCACCGCCGGGCTCGCCTCGGCGCGGGTCAAGCACAACCGGCAGTTGCCCGAGGACTCGGCGCTGGGGATTCGCCTCGGCGAACGCATCCTCAAGCGGCTCTCGGACAACGCGCTGTTCATGTCCGCCGCCCTGCCGAAACGGATCTACCCGCCGCTGTTCAATCGCTACAGCAACGGCGAGTCGTTCGGCCTGCACATCGACAACGCCATCCGCGGCCTCAAGGGCGTGCGCGAACGCGTGCGCACCGACCTCTCCGCCACCTTGTTCCTGGCCGATCCGGCCAGCTACGACGGTGGCGAGCTGGTGATTCGCGACACCTTCGGCGAACACGCCGTGAAGCTGCCGGCCGGGCACCTGGTGCTCTACCCCGGCAGCAGCCTGCACAAGATCAATCCGGTCACCCGTGGCGAACGGGTCGCCGCGTTCTTCTGGATCGAAAGCCTGGTCCGCGAAGACAGCCAGCGCAGCCTGCTGCTGGACATGGATGTGGCGATCCAGCGCCTGAGTGCGCAACACGCCGACGAACTGTCGCTGCTGCAACTGAGCGGCGCCTACCACAACCTGCTACGGCGCTGGAGTGACGTCTGA
- a CDS encoding ATP-binding protein: protein MRVWPSSLFGRLVLILVTGMLAAQILTSSIWYDVRHSQVLEIPTRLIATRLANIVRLSHLDPRQADSLIGLIDSPNFHLTLSEHPSTVPGSLSEKDLGTERLLNKVLSEKTGYSQTLRLLQLSVVDQQGQVAGLSTLFGTRPAIGRFLIDLRLPDGRWLLVEASEEQGWTSTSPLDLLFDYVMRIYLLRIIVVVMLALLAVRLAIRPLNALAKAAEALGRDIRRPPLPLDGPTEVRRAAQAFNVMQQQLIASIAERTRFLAAISHDLRSPITRLRLRTEMLEDNQVKERFRTDLEDMEHMVSSTLDFVSSGEVNEERQQIDINALLRSLQADLQDIGEPILVEGSAQRPMPGYARSLKRCVQNLLENAVRYGREVVVRIEDQPQQLRIVISDRGPGVPEALLEQVVEPFYRIEGSRNAKTGGYGLGLSIAHTIAAAHGGRMTLRNREGGGLEVTLAFERRED, encoded by the coding sequence GTGAGAGTGTGGCCCAGCTCGCTGTTCGGCCGGCTGGTGCTGATCCTGGTGACGGGCATGCTGGCGGCGCAGATCCTCACCAGCAGTATCTGGTATGACGTGCGCCACAGCCAGGTGCTGGAGATCCCCACCCGGTTGATCGCCACCCGGCTGGCCAATATCGTGCGCCTCTCGCACCTGGACCCACGCCAGGCGGACAGCCTGATAGGACTGATCGATTCACCGAACTTCCACCTGACCTTGAGCGAGCACCCCAGCACTGTTCCCGGCAGCCTGAGTGAAAAGGACCTGGGTACCGAGCGATTGCTGAACAAGGTGTTGTCGGAGAAGACCGGTTATTCGCAGACCCTGCGCCTGTTGCAGTTGTCAGTGGTGGATCAGCAGGGGCAGGTCGCCGGCTTGTCCACGCTGTTCGGCACACGCCCGGCCATCGGCCGCTTCCTGATCGACCTGCGCCTGCCGGACGGTCGCTGGCTGCTGGTGGAGGCCAGCGAGGAGCAGGGCTGGACCAGCACTTCGCCGCTGGACCTGCTGTTCGACTACGTGATGCGCATCTACCTGCTGCGGATCATCGTGGTGGTGATGCTCGCCCTGCTCGCGGTACGCCTGGCGATCCGCCCGTTGAACGCCCTGGCCAAGGCCGCCGAGGCGCTGGGCCGGGACATCCGCCGGCCGCCGCTGCCACTGGACGGGCCGACCGAGGTACGGCGCGCGGCCCAGGCCTTCAATGTCATGCAGCAGCAACTGATCGCCAGTATTGCCGAGCGTACCCGCTTTCTCGCGGCGATCTCCCATGACCTGCGCTCGCCAATCACCCGGCTGCGCCTGCGTACCGAGATGCTTGAGGACAACCAGGTCAAGGAGCGTTTTCGTACAGATCTGGAGGACATGGAACACATGGTCTCCAGCACACTGGACTTCGTCAGCAGCGGGGAGGTGAACGAGGAGCGCCAGCAGATCGATATCAACGCGCTGCTGCGCAGCCTGCAGGCCGACCTGCAGGATATCGGCGAGCCGATCCTCGTCGAGGGCTCGGCGCAGCGGCCCATGCCCGGCTATGCCCGCAGCCTCAAGCGCTGCGTGCAGAACCTGCTGGAGAACGCGGTGCGTTATGGCCGTGAGGTGGTGGTGCGGATCGAGGATCAGCCGCAGCAGTTGCGGATCGTCATCAGCGATCGTGGTCCGGGGGTTCCCGAGGCGTTGCTGGAGCAGGTGGTGGAGCCGTTCTATCGGATCGAGGGGTCACGCAATGCGAAAACCGGCGGCTACGGCCTGGGACTGAGTATTGCCCACACCATCGCGGCGGCCCATGGTGGGCGGATGACCTTGCGCAATCGCGAGGGCGGAGGATTGGAAGTGACGCTGGCTTTCGAACGACGCGAGGATTAG
- a CDS encoding cysteine hydrolase family protein — translation MTTGICAALIVIDQQQGILQPRLGPRNNPAAEERIAELLEHWRENGWPVVHVQHLSRSSESVFWPGQSGVEFQERFRPLPGEWLIQKQVPDAFCATALQARLQAAQIGQLVIVGVATNNSVEATARTAGNLGFATRVVEDACYTFDKPDYFGQLRTAQEVHAMSLGNLHGEYATVVSAAEVMGR, via the coding sequence ATGACCACCGGGATATGTGCCGCACTGATCGTGATCGACCAGCAGCAGGGCATTCTTCAGCCCCGGCTCGGGCCACGCAACAACCCTGCGGCCGAGGAGCGGATCGCCGAGTTGCTGGAGCATTGGCGCGAAAACGGCTGGCCGGTGGTGCACGTGCAGCATCTGTCCCGTTCGTCGGAATCGGTGTTCTGGCCTGGCCAGTCGGGGGTCGAGTTTCAGGAACGGTTTCGGCCGTTGCCGGGTGAATGGCTGATCCAGAAGCAGGTGCCGGATGCCTTTTGCGCCACCGCTCTCCAGGCCCGGCTCCAGGCGGCGCAAATCGGTCAACTGGTGATTGTCGGCGTGGCGACCAACAACTCGGTGGAGGCGACGGCGCGCACTGCAGGCAATCTTGGCTTCGCCACCCGGGTGGTCGAGGATGCCTGCTACACCTTCGACAAGCCGGATTATTTCGGCCAACTGCGCACCGCCCAGGAGGTGCACGCCATGTCCCTGGGCAACCTGCATGGCGAGTACGCGACGGTGGTGTCCGCTGCCGAGGTGATGGGCCGATAG
- a CDS encoding TonB-dependent receptor → MPPSFPSSTSRLQPLSLPGTLAPVFGLMAMGALHPAMAQETETPGALTLPDLKVEGEYSSPFKVDRASSAKLSQPLLDTPQSVTVVPQQVLKEQNAQSLQEVLRNVPGITFMSGEGNLGWGDMFSIRGFSSEQSLTVDGVRDAGMSTRTDTFNLQQAEVFKGTGAIESGVSAVGGSVNLVSKEAHLGDRNKLSAGVGSDNYRRLTADLNHELNDTTALRINLMRHYNQVADRDDVDYDRWGLATSLGMGLGTPTRVFVDLFYQKDNNTPDTGLPIQRGTNGDTMPGVKRSNWYGDSSLYTQQTETLSLTARLEHDFDNDAKLKNQIRWERTDNFSVLSPARFFAANANGQKTCTGTRCATLGYTGVGAISQVPGSTVNAYTDYIANGNTAYGILRGSDYGQSKRYTILDNQTDFSFGFNTGSVSHAVVSGVELYHETYGGLKRNAEVPAGDMFFDMADPQHSFASTWVTKGEGEPRSIIDNAGLYVGDTVTLNDQWQVLGSLRYDHWRAQTTQRGQADISSTDGAVSGRAGVVYKPLPNGSIYASYSEAAEPSAIGASTNNQIYGASTTSNYSPAKSKTYEVGTKWDLFHDQVNLTAALFRTELENSWEYQSGETAPVRALPAKRVDGVELGLQGNITPEWTVYSGFSALKSVQTKGANKGAEAKNVPDLTANLWTTYKVTEDLSLSYGANYVGRRRYSDNKYVGGLNNNSSYATGPAGVYAIYVKDNEKAPSYWLHNLAAQYQINSQTRVNLNLNNVFNKFYYSQVGASLDGFQLYGIPGAGRTLTASVDYEF, encoded by the coding sequence ATGCCACCGTCGTTCCCGTCCTCCACCTCACGCCTGCAACCCCTGTCCCTGCCCGGTACCCTGGCCCCGGTTTTCGGCCTGATGGCCATGGGTGCGCTGCACCCTGCCATGGCCCAGGAAACGGAAACACCCGGCGCCCTGACCCTGCCGGACCTGAAGGTCGAGGGTGAATACAGCTCGCCGTTCAAGGTCGATCGTGCCAGCTCGGCCAAGCTCAGCCAGCCGCTGCTCGACACCCCGCAGAGCGTCACCGTGGTGCCGCAACAGGTACTCAAGGAGCAGAACGCCCAGAGCCTGCAGGAAGTACTGCGCAACGTACCGGGCATCACCTTCATGTCCGGCGAAGGCAACCTCGGCTGGGGCGACATGTTCTCGATCCGTGGCTTTTCCTCGGAGCAGAGCCTGACCGTGGACGGCGTGCGCGATGCCGGCATGTCGACCCGCACCGACACCTTCAACCTGCAGCAGGCCGAGGTGTTCAAGGGAACCGGCGCCATCGAGTCCGGCGTCTCGGCCGTCGGCGGCAGCGTCAACCTGGTCAGCAAGGAAGCCCACCTGGGCGACAGGAACAAACTCTCGGCCGGCGTTGGCAGCGACAACTACCGGCGCCTCACCGCCGACCTCAACCACGAATTGAACGACACCACCGCCCTGCGGATCAACCTGATGCGCCACTACAACCAGGTGGCCGATCGCGACGACGTCGACTACGACCGCTGGGGCCTGGCCACCTCCCTGGGCATGGGCCTGGGCACGCCGACCCGGGTGTTCGTCGACCTGTTCTACCAGAAGGACAACAACACCCCGGACACCGGCCTGCCGATCCAACGCGGCACCAACGGCGACACCATGCCCGGCGTGAAGCGCTCCAACTGGTACGGTGACTCGAGCCTGTACACCCAGCAGACCGAAACCCTGTCGCTGACCGCACGCCTGGAGCATGACTTCGACAACGACGCCAAGCTGAAGAACCAGATCCGCTGGGAACGCACCGACAACTTCTCGGTGCTGTCGCCGGCGCGTTTCTTCGCCGCCAACGCCAACGGCCAGAAAACCTGCACCGGTACCCGCTGCGCGACCCTGGGCTATACCGGGGTCGGTGCAATCAGCCAGGTCCCCGGCTCGACCGTCAATGCCTATACCGACTACATTGCCAACGGCAACACCGCCTACGGCATCCTGCGTGGCTCCGACTACGGCCAATCCAAGCGCTACACCATCCTCGACAACCAGACCGACTTCAGCTTCGGCTTCAACACCGGCAGTGTTTCCCACGCCGTGGTCAGCGGCGTTGAGCTGTACCACGAGACCTACGGTGGCCTGAAACGCAACGCCGAAGTCCCCGCCGGCGATATGTTCTTCGACATGGCCGATCCGCAGCACAGCTTCGCCAGCACCTGGGTGACCAAGGGCGAAGGCGAACCGCGTTCGATCATCGACAACGCCGGCCTCTACGTGGGCGATACGGTGACCCTGAACGACCAGTGGCAGGTGCTCGGCTCGCTGCGCTACGACCACTGGCGCGCCCAGACTACCCAGCGTGGCCAGGCCGATATCAGCAGCACCGATGGCGCCGTGAGCGGACGCGCCGGCGTGGTCTACAAGCCGCTGCCCAACGGCAGCATCTATGCCTCCTACAGCGAGGCGGCGGAGCCCTCGGCGATCGGGGCCTCGACCAACAACCAGATCTACGGCGCCTCGACCACCAGCAACTACTCGCCGGCCAAGTCCAAGACCTACGAGGTCGGTACCAAGTGGGACCTGTTCCACGACCAGGTGAACCTGACCGCGGCGCTGTTTCGCACCGAGCTGGAAAACTCCTGGGAATACCAGAGCGGCGAAACCGCACCGGTGCGGGCACTGCCGGCCAAGCGCGTCGACGGCGTCGAGCTGGGCCTGCAGGGCAACATCACCCCCGAGTGGACCGTGTACAGCGGCTTCTCCGCCCTCAAGAGCGTACAGACCAAGGGCGCCAACAAGGGCGCCGAGGCCAAGAACGTTCCTGACCTGACCGCCAACCTGTGGACCACCTACAAGGTCACCGAAGACCTGAGCCTGAGCTACGGCGCCAACTACGTCGGCCGCCGGCGCTACAGCGACAACAAGTATGTCGGTGGCCTGAACAACAACAGCAGCTACGCCACCGGGCCAGCCGGGGTCTACGCGATCTACGTCAAGGACAACGAAAAGGCCCCCAGCTACTGGTTGCATAACCTGGCGGCGCAGTACCAGATCAATTCGCAGACGCGGGTCAACCTGAACCTCAACAACGTGTTCAACAAGTTCTACTACAGCCAGGTCGGCGCTTCGCTGGACGGCTTCCAGCTGTACGGCATCCCCGGGGCTGGCCGGACGCTGACCGCCAGCGTCGACTACGAGTTCTGA
- a CDS encoding FecCD family ABC transporter permease yields MTTSLNASPLDLAAASQGYRRLLLRRLWLLVLLGGALLCAMLVDLASGPSGMGLPALLDGLLHPDHLSLTDQVIIWNVRLPYTLMAVLVGCALSLAGAEMQAILNNPLASPFTLGVSSAAALGASLVIVFPLATAWLSNNTAISVSAFVFAAASVFLLQAMSRLRGAGVESLVLFGIALVFSCNAIVALLQLVATEDVLQQLIFWTLGSVTRANWDKLGILALVIALVMPFSFAAAPRLTLLRMGEDRAMSFGVDVKRLRFASLLRISLLSATAVAFVGTIGFIGLVGPHIARILVGEDQRFLLPASALVGALLLSLSSIASKLIMPGVVVPVGIVTALVGVPIFVVLVFKRGRQL; encoded by the coding sequence ATGACTACATCCCTGAACGCTTCACCCCTGGACCTGGCCGCTGCCAGCCAGGGTTATCGCCGCCTCCTGCTGCGCCGCCTGTGGTTGCTGGTGCTGCTGGGCGGCGCCCTGCTGTGCGCGATGCTCGTCGACCTGGCCAGCGGCCCTTCCGGCATGGGCCTGCCCGCCCTGCTCGATGGCCTGCTGCACCCTGACCACCTGAGCCTGACCGACCAGGTGATCATCTGGAACGTGCGCCTGCCCTACACCCTGATGGCCGTGCTGGTCGGCTGCGCGCTGTCGCTGGCCGGGGCGGAGATGCAGGCGATCCTCAACAACCCGTTGGCCAGCCCCTTCACGCTCGGCGTGTCATCGGCGGCAGCCCTCGGCGCCTCGCTGGTGATCGTGTTTCCGCTCGCCACCGCCTGGCTGTCGAACAATACGGCCATCTCCGTCTCGGCCTTCGTCTTCGCCGCCGCCTCGGTCTTCCTGCTACAGGCCATGTCACGGCTGCGGGGTGCCGGGGTGGAAAGCCTGGTGCTGTTCGGTATCGCCCTGGTCTTCAGTTGCAATGCGATAGTGGCGCTGCTGCAACTGGTCGCCACCGAAGACGTGCTGCAACAGCTGATCTTCTGGACCCTGGGCAGCGTGACCCGGGCCAACTGGGACAAACTGGGCATTCTCGCGTTGGTGATCGCCCTGGTCATGCCGTTCTCCTTCGCCGCAGCCCCGCGCCTGACCCTGCTGCGCATGGGCGAGGACCGTGCGATGAGTTTCGGCGTCGATGTGAAGCGCCTGCGCTTCGCTTCATTGTTGCGCATCAGCCTGCTGTCGGCGACGGCGGTGGCCTTTGTCGGCACCATCGGTTTCATCGGTCTGGTCGGTCCGCACATCGCCCGCATCCTGGTCGGCGAGGACCAGCGCTTCCTGCTGCCGGCCAGCGCCCTGGTCGGTGCCCTGCTGCTTTCGCTGTCGTCGATCGCCAGCAAGCTGATCATGCCCGGCGTGGTCGTACCGGTGGGGATCGTCACCGCGCTGGTGGGCGTACCGATCTTCGTCGTGCTGGTGTTCAAGCGTGGGAGGCAACTATGA